The DNA segment TGCAGTAGGAAAACATATTCAAAAGAGCCGATTCAAAAGAACCGATCAGAAAGAGTCGGTTCAGGAGAACGCTTGTCCGTCGTTAATCAGcgggagcagcagcagcggtgtCGAGAGCAGCGATGTCTGGCCGCTCAGTCCGCGCGGAGACCCGGAGCCGAGCGAAAGATGATATCAAGCGGGTCATGGCCGCCATTGAGAAAGTACGAAAATGGTAAGGAGGCGGTTCGGTCGGTCCGCGTGAGAGCGCGAGCTCGCGGTGGGGGAGGAGAGATGGAACAGGCGAGAACAGAAGGCGGGGGGAGAGAAACCGACAGAAAGATCCGTTTAAAAGCGCGTATCTCCCTGAACTGAACTCCCGCGCGCTGTCTGCGAGTTTCGGAGCTCTCCCCGCGCCGCCGCCAAACCGAGTTACGGCGGATTAGCGGCGGGTTTCTCCCCGCGGCTCTGCGGGCTGAACACAGGAGCCATGCCGCCGCCGGAGCCGCGCTGAGCCCCGTGTCTCTGCGGGCTGGCTCGGTTTCATCTCGGCGGTTCTGGCGGTTCTTAAACCCGCAGAAACTCCCGGAGCTCCGAACTTTACCAGAGCCGCGTTACTCCGCCTGACCGCGGGTTTAAATTTAGCGCTTTAACCGCCCTGTCTCACAGCCGGAGcgcgggggagggggggcagtgGGCCACAGCCGATCTGATAACAGCACGGTTATAACAGTTCATAACGTCTAACatcaaaatcacaacaaaaacagaaaaaccaACACTGTAATAACAGTTCATAACATCTTACAACAGAATCACAACCATAATTACAGTTCACAACATCTAACAACAGAATCACAGCTAAAACAAACAACACTGTAATAACAGTACATAACATCTAACAACAGAATCACATCAATTACAGTTCATAACATCTAATAACAGAATCGCAACTTAAACAGAGAAACAGCACTACAGTAACAGTTCATAATAACATCTGACAACAGAATcacaattaaacaaaaaacagcacTGCCATAACAATTCCTTTTAACATCTAATGACAGAATCacaactaaaatgaaaaaaaaaaaaaaaataacggtTTATGACATCTAATAGTAGAATCACAGCTAaaatagataataactaacagcACTATAATAACAGGTAATAATAACATCTAACAACAGAATCACAACTTTACACAAATTTAACagtactacattaaattaaagtgaTATGGAGACACAGGAAGCCACAGTATATCCTATGTAAAGTTAACTGATTTGAACTGAGGCTCAGTTATAAAGGTTTTTAAGAGGAAAATTTACTAAATGCATTTTGGCATAATTTAGTTGTTGAGatttcatgggaaaaacatggGTTTGATGCAAATGTATGTTTTCCGCAAAGCCGAatgatattgtatatttaattttgtatatttaaactaataataatctgtttaaaCTTGAATGTTTTTTGGCAGGGAGAAGAAGTGGGTGACTGTTGGAGACACTTCATTACGTATTTTTAAATGGGTACCGGTGACTGAACCCAGGACAGATGATGTAAGTCTGTACatatttactgcatttatttggGTTTGATAGATTGATTTATAGAAACAGCTGATTTACTATGTATATCTGTcctgcagaaaaataaaaagaagaaaggcAGAGATGAGAAGTACGGCTCAGAGGTCACCACTCCAGAGAACAGCTCCTCCCCAGGGATGACTGATATAAACGGTGAGATTGTATATAATAAGTAAGAATTAAAACATACACCTGGTCCTATGTTgattactgtattaaaaataaatatttttcaaatatatgaAAGATTCACAATTGAAAAAGTATACTGAAATTTCAACTGCAATTTTTCTAAGTGtggctattattattataccaaTGTTAAACTGCTATAAATTAGAGCAGTCCTGCTGctgttaaaattcatatatataactaaaacactgtgtaagataaactttaatcaaataaaacaaaaatacattaatgaaaaatatatcaaatattgttttatttattaatcaatatTAAGTATTGATTTATGAAGTTTCGCAAATAAAACCAACACATTGGATAATCGTATTGATATTTTGTCACTCCTATAGTGCAAGCACAATAAAACTTGTGTAAAACAAGCTTAATTTAGCTATTCTTTTAGAAAATAGCAAGCAGCTCCCTTCAACCTGCAAAAGTAACTCATAATCTCATAACTCAGTTCAGGAAAAGTGTTAAATATGAACATCCCTGCtgcataaaatatttattttcagatttatGGCAGAAGCACAAGCCTATCAGCTGAGATTCTCTCTGCAGTTTCTGTACGGAAAGATATACAATctcaaaatcacattaaaaacaactattcaaatactgtaaaataatgatgaataattgctgttttaatCCGTTGTGTGTAAATCAGATGAGAACAGCAATCAGAGCTCCATTGCCGACATTTCCCCAGTGAAGCCGGAAAACAGCTGTAGCACAAGTCCAGCACCAGAGGCCACTGCAGCGTCTCAGAGCAACGGGAGTGAAAGTAAGAACCATCTCCTGTACATCTATATCtacatctactagagacagattatatctgtacagtatcatttatttttctttaatcctgaatatatggagatatttggagtgcatatttattagtatcataacattctggatcattgacttctgtaaaaatgatttagtaatttttaatatctcagttagtggtgtgccatatcatatcatatgcaataataaaaaagcagtagtgtattctataatatatatattttttaattcagtgttattttagggccatatcgcaccACCCCTATTATGTAGTATTTTACTCAGTCCACATgattctttcactttctctcagtgaaacttctgtatctctcagcttgtccagaaatgcatgttctAGTGGTGTTTCAAAGCTTAGCCCAATTTTCTTAGGTTTTGGTAAAAAcagttgtttttcttgtttttcattgcaGATAAAAGCAGCTCTACTTCCTCAGAGACCTCAGCACCAGAGAAGGAGGCTTCATCAGAAACCTCCCAAGCTACTCAGGTAAATTCTAGTGCAGTCCAACACtgttctgaattttttttttccagcttgtccagaaatgcatgtgtaaagtgtgtacttTTGGTTGGCTCAAAGCACTTACACCTCACTATAGGGGGAGTCCatttcacatatttcacataatgctgctttaacagaatcatgttttatttttttatttattaggaaCAGGAAGAGGAGGCTCCTCCGAGTAAGAAAAGCAGACACGAGTCTTCCTCTCAGGACTGTGGAGAAAGCTGAAGCTCTGTCATCCATCAGGGTGAAGAGGAGTGCTCCTTTATTTCAGCCCTCTTATCAAAATGTTCACACTCCGCGTTGCCAAGGAAAGCTTTTTCACCCTCTCCTCCATCCTCCTGCTTGTCCAGTTGTAGGGAAGGATGGTGCCACCATCACTGTGCCTGAGAAAGGTCTAATGAAGAGCACTGACCTCCAGCAGTGGAACGCTGTTCTCTGTGATCTTCACCCTTCCTGACTCGAAAACCTCTAAACCCCaatctctctctcatatataaaGCGTTACGTTTTGATAAGAAGCGTTGGTGCACTGATTGGTTGTACGGTACGGTTTTGCTGCTGTAGTCGTATTTGTTTTAGGAACCCTTAGAACTCTTTTGGTTTGGATTTGGGTTTAATAAAATGCTTGACTACATTGTGAAATAATAAAGGATAGGGATGCACTGTAATTGAAGATATGTGTTGGCCTGCTGCCACCGCTGCTGAAAAAAGTCCTAATGTTAGAGGAATCACTACAAGAGTctttgttcagtataaattattcagtcctTTCGCTTATTCGGCCAAAcaccaaaagtgcttttttgccattttcagatAATTTAATTcgccaaatattcggtgcatccctaacaAGCAAGGATGTTTAGTATCTAGCAGAAAATCTTAGCACATTCCTACTGGGTGGTGTTCTTGTGTATCATGAAGGttgattttattttgtgtattttattttttgtaactcTCCTGAACTATTGTTTTAAGTATCATTTTAaacagtgactgtagaaaacatggatgcTGTTGTTCCATTTGTATCCGTTAAtgacagcgtgaacgagcaggtcagtttccgtttaggtagctgcactgttaaaatagcaatctgccgaAGTCAAagtgcatctggctcttaaagagaatgatgagcaagtgacacactgattggtttattttaccttatgcccaaaacacacccatgatttgcacgctgcgcaaggtgtacttttcccgtcattatgatagcaatgATATGATTTAAAGATTGTCCAGTAATTGTAATGCCCAACAGTAAAAGTGAAGTTCATGAATTTTATTACCaaatctaatatttatttttccatcAAATTACAATTTCAGAGCTCAGCTCTGTGTATTCTGTTTATCACAGAGACAAACCATtaaaagaagaaataataaagttttaaacacTATTTGGACTCAGTTCAGACcagaaaatactgtaaatgt comes from the Astyanax mexicanus isolate ESR-SI-001 chromosome 20, AstMex3_surface, whole genome shotgun sequence genome and includes:
- the LOC103043725 gene encoding B-cell CLL/lymphoma 7 protein family member A; the protein is MSGRSVRAETRSRAKDDIKRVMAAIEKVRKWEKKWVTVGDTSLRIFKWVPVTEPRTDDKNKKKKGRDEKYGSEVTTPENSSSPGMTDINDENSNQSSIADISPVKPENSCSTSPAPEATAASQSNGSENKSSSTSSETSAPEKEASSETSQATQEQEEEAPPSKKSRHESSSQDCGES